In Erigeron canadensis isolate Cc75 chromosome 1, C_canadensis_v1, whole genome shotgun sequence, a single window of DNA contains:
- the LOC122585591 gene encoding nuclear pore complex protein NUP85: MPGLPTPPTGDSSAAEIIPYSPNTDTTPTLYTLHHGFTTPPRISISWSHGNSLRLSLFRSPENPNNDNNDNNTDEEEVEVGGKVVELKLTGEEDYNKNNGEDSARWWRKIVYGSVSPFAHLQNKKNAMAALSDLRHSVPYDGEWSKYVLEYSKEINSLLGNRKSSTTSLIEDPKTVLQNVEEPSALKAAWELLQIFYADKQSQPWILEQLVDWLSNYDSLFSGQMPSVHLRLAEFQADLLNIQAVENEPAYWQAISSALAVGWLDIVVKLLRLHGSYQLNQLGTRETENGLVEAVAVLVSKMPRIRADLPDGKLGECYYNKSDFMRAWEKWRVQITKLDCSAFWLQCNHHQTKVNLKSLLQILLGNPSILSSATYHWVELYIAHFLYIRPFTSGFESMNALAQKCIQLKPTTNPHKLMRLLIGILGENTEVVLAECSRSFGPWMIAHATELVTAGSIEAEILIKEERDNLGGISIEESHRLVYAQVLSSHALTWQIAPIYLISCMKHGVGLLEILLYKQPVYHSQVLLKNIEICRMYDLDNVSSNAMKIAGVHHWKHGRKGAGVFWLQQAQDEVHLNQIAQKLFDFVGKSISDESFEQWEGLIELLGSESRTAGGLEFLHKYRDFKRSLQQVQDGTFTDAARKASEALISLMKNPSTPQRFWLPLLFDSLKLLNWLERPLLNVSQTNLLLNKLQELSMAKLRPDFVEVGLPPQALSSVRLALATNLGRAMLEE; the protein is encoded by the exons ATGCCCGGCCTTCCAACACCGCCCACCGGCGATTCCTCCGCCGCTGAAATCATTCCTTATTCCCCAAACACAGACACCACTCCTACACTCTACACTCTCCACCACGGCTTCACAACCCCCCCTCGCATCTCCATCTCATGGTCCCACGGTAACTCCCTCCGACTTTCTCTCTTCCGCTCACCAGAAAACCcgaataatgataataatgataataatactgatgaagaagaagttgaagtTGGCGGAAAAGTAGTTGAGTTGAAACTAACAGGTGAAGaagattataataaaaataatggcGAGGATAGTGCACGGTGGTGGCGTAAGATTGTTTATGGATCGGTTTCTCCGTTTGCGCATTTGCAGAACAAGAAGAATGCCATGGCGGCGTTATCCGATTTACGACATTCCGTTCCCTATGACGGAGAGTG GTCAAAGTATGTTCTCGAGTATAGCAAAGAAATAAATTCTCTTTTAGGGAACAGGAAATCTAGTACTACATCGTTAATTGAAGATCCAAAGACAGTATTACAg AATGTTGAGGAGCCAAGCGCTTTGAAAGCTGCATGGGAGTTGCTGCAAATATTTTATGCTGATAAACAATCTCAGCCTTGGATCCTTGAACAGCTTGTTGATTGGTTATCC AATTATGATAGTCTATTCTCGGGACAAATGCCAAGTGTTCATTTAAGACTGGCGGAGTTTCAAGCAGACCTTCTCAATATACAG GCAGTTGAAAATGAGCCTGCATATTGGCAAGCAATTTCTTCAGCACTTGCAGTTGGCTGGCTAGACATTGTG GTTAAGCTATTGCGTTTACATGGATCTTATCAGCTTAATCAACTAGGGACTCGTGAG ACAGAGAACGGACTTGTAGAAGCAGTTGCAGTTTTAGTCTCAAAAATGCCACGCATCCGTGCGGATTTACCAGATGGGAAGTTAGGTGAATGCTATTATAACAAGTCTGATTTTATGAGG GCATGGGAGAAATGGCGAGTACAAATAACCAAGCTGGACTGCAGTGCATTCTGGCTTCAATGCAATCACCATCAAACTAAAGTAAATTTAAAGAGTTTGCTTCAAATCTTGTTGGGAAACCCCAGTATTCTCTCTAGTGCCACTTATCATTGGGTAGAGCTATATATTGCCCACTTTCTATACATCAGACCCTTCACTTCG GGATTTGAAAGCATGAATGCCTTAGCTCAAAAATGCATCCAGTTAAAACCTACGACTAATCCCCATAAGCTAATGAGACTGCTAATTGGTATTCTGGGAGAAAACACAGAG GTTGTATTGGCTGAGTGCTCAAGATCATTTGGTCCCTG GATGATTGCACATGCTACAGAGTTGGTAACAGCGGGGAGTATTGAGGCAGAAATTCTTATAAAAGAAGAACGTGATAATTTAGGAGGAATAAGCATTGAGGAATCACATCGACTTGTTTATGCTCAAGTGTTATCTTCTCATGCCTTAACTTGGCAA ATTGCTCCAATCTATCTAATATCTTGTATGAAACATGGAGTTGGCTTGTTGGAAATCTTGTTGTACAAGCAGCCTGTATATCATAGTCAAGTTCTTCTCAAGAACATTGAGATATGTCGTATGTATGACCTTGATAATGTGAGCTCCAATGCTATGAAG ATTGCTGGAGTGCATCACTGGAAGCATGGCAGGAAAGGAGCTGGAGTCTTTTGGTTACAACAAGCTCAGGATGAAGTACATCTCAATCAAATTGCTCAAAAGTTGTTCGACTTTGTTGGGAAGTCAATCTCCGATGAGAGTTTTGAG CAATGGGAAGgattaattgaattattgggCTCCGAATCTAGAACTGCAGGCGGTCTTGAGTTCCTTCACAA GTATCGGGACTTCAAAAGATCTTTGCAGCAGGTCCAAGATGGCACTTTTACTGATGCTGCCCGAAAAGCTAGTGAAGCTCTTATATCG CTTATGAAAAATCCTTCTACGCCTCAACGATTTTGGCTGCCTCTTTTGTTTGATTCA TTGAAGTTGCTCAACTGGCTGGAGCGTCCTCTGCTAAATGTATCTCAGACTAATCTGCTATTGAATAAATTGCAAGAATTGTCTATGGCAAAGCTGCGGCCTGATTTTGTTGAGGTAGGGCTGCCGCCACAGGCCCTGAGCTCTGTCAGGCTGGCTCTTGCCACTAATTTAGGGCGTGCTATGCTTGAGGAATGA